The Radiobacillus deserti genomic interval GGACAAATCTCCAAAGGATGTACAAAAATCGGTATTTCGACAGCAAATTGCATTAGCCAAACGTGTAAACCTGCCTATCATTATTCATAACCGGGAAGCTACGGAGGACATTGTCGAAATCTTAAAAGAAGAAAATGCTGCCGAAACAGGAGGAATTATGCACTGTTATAATGATTCAGCAGAATATATTCAAGATTGTCTTGATATGAATTTTTACATTTCACTTGGTGGTCCAGTAACCTTTAAAAATGCAACACTACCGAAAGAAGTTGCGAAGGTTGTGCCATTAGATCGGCTGCTTATTGAGACTGATTGCCCGTTCTTAGCACCACATCCAAACCGGGGAAAACGAAATGAACCAGCTTATGTGAAGCTAGTGGCAGAGAAAATAGCTGAATTAAGAGACATTACTTATGAGGAAGTAGCACGGGCTACAACAGAAAATGCTATAAAATTGTTTAGAATATAACTAGTAAAAGAGAAATCCTGCAAAGAATTAAAATCGCCCTCAAACCCTTGAAAAACAAGGGTTTGAGGGCGATGTAATCTAATTTTAATATAACTGAAATATAAAAGAATAAAAACAAGCTCATCCCAGTAGTGCCAGGGGTTTAACTTGATTTTATCCAATGGTTGCTCGTTTGACACTCTTTCCAAATGCTTTATATAATCAACGGGTACAAAAGGAGGCAAGCGAGCATGAATCCAATTTCACAGCTATTGCCGGCGTGGAAAAGTAAGATTTTCATTCCGATAGCCACTATTATAGCAGGGCTTGTTCTGGTATCTCTAATTACATACCAAGTAACAAAAGCCGAAGTAACTGTCGTCCAAAATGGGGAAGAAGAAATTGTAGCCACCCATGCAAATACAGTAGCAGAACTTTTAGATGAACTTAATATTAAACCTTCTAAATACGATACATTATCTCACGAGGAACAAGATGCTATTACTGCAGGCATGACTGTCATTTATGACAAAGCAATGCCGGTTGAAGTAACATTAAACGGTGAGACGAAAGAGTATTACACGACAGCAGATACAGTAGCAGATTTTCTTGAAGAAAATGAAATCACAATTAGTGAGCACGATAACGTATCGGTTGATCAGAACGAAGCAATCAAAAATGGAATGAACATCTCCATTGATCAAGCTTTTCAACTTACGTTAAAGGATGGCGGGAAGGAAAAGAAGGTTTGGGCGACTGAAGGAACCGTTGCGGACTTTCTAAAAAACAATGAGATTAAGCTAGGAAAACTAGATAAGCTAAATCTCGAAAAAACAGACAGGATTGATAAAAACTCTGTTATTGAAATAACAAGAGTAGAAAAAGTAACCGATGTTGTAAAAGAAACAAAAGATTATGCAGTGGTTACAAAAAAAGATAGTTCTTTAGCAAAAGGCCAAGAAAAAGTTATTTCTTCAGGTGAAAAAGGTGTAGTGGAAAAGCACTATGAGGTCATTCTGGAGAATGGAAAAGAAGTTAGTCGTAAGTTAATCAAAGAAGACGTGAAAAAGGAAAGTGAACAACGTGTAGTAGCCGTTGGGACGAAGGTTACACAAAACACTGGAGCCAACACCATTTCTCGTGGAACTGCTCCTGCAGGAAAAACGCTCTACATGAAGGCAACGGCCTATAACTGGAATTGTGCAACATGTAGTGGATCTGGTTACACGAGTACAGGAATTAATCTAAAGGCTAATCCGAACCGCAAAGTTGTTTCGGTAGATCCTAGCGTCATTCCTTTAGGTACAAAAGTGTGGGTAGAAGGATATGGATACGCGATTGCCGGAGATACAGGTGGCCATATCAAAGGGAATAGAATCGATATTCACCTCCCTACTTTA includes:
- a CDS encoding TatD family hydrolase; its protein translation is MLFDTHVHLNVQQFDEDRDEVMDRAREAGVEKMVVVGFDRETIPKALSLAEKHDHIYAAVGWHPVDAIDMTEQDLDWIEELANHPKVVAIGEMGLDYHWDKSPKDVQKSVFRQQIALAKRVNLPIIIHNREATEDIVEILKEENAAETGGIMHCYNDSAEYIQDCLDMNFYISLGGPVTFKNATLPKEVAKVVPLDRLLIETDCPFLAPHPNRGKRNEPAYVKLVAEKIAELRDITYEEVARATTENAIKLFRI
- a CDS encoding G5 and 3D domain-containing protein, which translates into the protein MNPISQLLPAWKSKIFIPIATIIAGLVLVSLITYQVTKAEVTVVQNGEEEIVATHANTVAELLDELNIKPSKYDTLSHEEQDAITAGMTVIYDKAMPVEVTLNGETKEYYTTADTVADFLEENEITISEHDNVSVDQNEAIKNGMNISIDQAFQLTLKDGGKEKKVWATEGTVADFLKNNEIKLGKLDKLNLEKTDRIDKNSVIEITRVEKVTDVVKETKDYAVVTKKDSSLAKGQEKVISSGEKGVVEKHYEVILENGKEVSRKLIKEDVKKESEQRVVAVGTKVTQNTGANTISRGTAPAGKTLYMKATAYNWNCATCSGSGYTSTGINLKANPNRKVVSVDPSVIPLGTKVWVEGYGYAIAGDTGGHIKGNRIDIHLPTLSAARSYGTRRVQVKIIN